A stretch of Mobula birostris isolate sMobBir1 chromosome 2, sMobBir1.hap1, whole genome shotgun sequence DNA encodes these proteins:
- the pnp4a gene encoding purine nucleoside phosphorylase 4a, which yields MMHSVDVICYETYLETAEWLLSRIRRRPKVAIICGSGLGMLAKTLNDHETFKYHDIPNFPKSTVKGHASQLVFGELKGKTCVCMQGRFHMYEGYSLTKVTFPVRVFQLLGVEVLIVTNAAGSLADDYSTGDLMIIKDHINMPGLAGQHPLRGPNDERFGCRFLSMSNAYDRALGKLALDISTELNCSNIMHEGVYCMAGGPSFETTAEAHLLHRLGADAVGMSTVPEVTVARHCGLRVFGLSLITNTITREYNNVEVVDHDDVLSIGKMRTGVVQSLITELVGRLELTSTRTQGIQDRT from the exons ATGATGCATTCTGTAGATGTCATTTG TTATGAGACGTATCTGGAGACAGCAGAATGGTTGCTATCAAGGATCAGACGCCGACCAAAGGTTGCGATAATCTGCGGCTCTGGACTGGGAATGCTTGCTAAGACACTCAACGATCACGAGACCTTCAAGTACCATGATATTCCCAACTTCCCTAAAAGCACAG TGAAAGGACATGCGAGCCAACTTGTATTCGGAGAGCTGAAGGGGAAGACTTGTGTCTGCATGCAAGGGCGTTTCCATATGTATGAAGGATACTCACTCACAAAG GTGACTTTCCCAGTGCGTGTGTTCCAACTACTGGGTGTGGAAGTTCTGATTGTGACCAATGCCGCTGGATCGCTAGCAGATGACTACAGCACCGGAGACCTCATGATCATCAAGGATCACATTAATATGCCAGGCCTGGCAGGGCAACATCCTCTCCGAGGCCCCAACGATGAGCG GTTTGGATGCCGTTTCCTCTCCATGTCCAACGCATATGACAGAGCTCTGGGCAAGCTGGCCCTGGACATAAGCACTGAGCTGAACTGCAGCAACATTATGCATGAAGGTGTTTACTGCATGGCTGGAGGCCCCAGCTTCGAGACAACTGCTGAGGCACACCTTCTTCACAGGCTCGGAGCTGATGCTGTGG GAATGAGCACCGTTCCCGAGGTCACTGTGGCGAGACACTGTGGCCTGCGAGTGTTCGGACTCTCTCTGATCACCAACACCATTACAAGGGAGTATAACAACGTTGAAGTGGTGGACCATGATGATGTCCTGAGTATCGGCAAAATGAGGACAGGCGTGGTGCAGAGCCTGATAACGGAGCTGGTGGGTCGCCTGGAGCTGACATCCACTAGAACGCAGGGCATACAAGacagaacgtag